From the Musa acuminata AAA Group cultivar baxijiao chromosome BXJ3-7, Cavendish_Baxijiao_AAA, whole genome shotgun sequence genome, one window contains:
- the LOC135643236 gene encoding uncharacterized protein LOC135643236, whose translation MACSSIHGGPLLQLPSVGAKNIFFSGGTTNPGVSFPSTARDNRRCSKIRPSVFSAGDGRPQLDENPEGIISGEWTENFSLLSYDDLRAYLESHITAHKVGPCSPLREVMSTAIVTATASQMLEEIDHHFEAVSGLPVVDGERRCIGVVCRSDGSRASSLGSKTSVGEVMSSPAITLSPEKTVTDAAALMLKMKIHRIPILNEERRVIGIVTRTDILEALEA comes from the exons ATGGCGTGCAGCTCCATCCACGGTGGCCCCCTACTGCAGCTCCCCTCGGTCGGTGCCAAGAACATTTTCTTCTCCGGTGGCACCACAAACCCCGGTGTAAGCTTTCCGTCTACTGCCCGCGACAACAGAAGATGCTCAAAGATCAGGCCGTCGGTCTTCTCGGCCGGGGACGGCCGGCCGCAGCTGGACGAGAACCCGGAAGGGATCATCTCCGGCGAGTGGACCGAGAACTTCTCTTTGCTGAGCTACGATGACCTGCGGGCGTATCTCGAGTCACACATCACTGCTCATAAG GTCGGGCCTTGTTCGCCGCTGAGGGAGGTCATGTCGACAGCGATCGTGACTGCGACCGCCAGCCAGATGCTGGAAGAGATCGACCATCATTTTGAGGCCGTGTCGGGGCTGCCGGTGGTCGACGGCGAGCGCAGATGCATTGGGGTCGTTTGCAGGAGCGACGGGAGTAGAGCCTCTTCACTTGGA TCCAAGACGAGCGTCGGTGAAGTCATGTCCTCTCCAGCGATCACACTGTCGCCTGAGAAGACAGTCACGG ATGCTGCAGCCTTGATGCTGAAGATGAAGATCCATAGGATACCCATCTTGAACGAGGAAAGGCGAGTCATAG GCATTGTGACGCGCACTGACATATTGGAAGCTTTGGAAGCATGA